One window from the genome of Maridesulfovibrio ferrireducens encodes:
- a CDS encoding sigma-54-dependent Fis family transcriptional regulator: MRKQLITTRSGQHLEKPIEKQKPKHDVKLVIEQSYEANRLHSEFDYPRDQFWREDFKDIVKTKSKAMQDVLQKVQQVANTCTTVLLSGETGTGKTLIARLLHAHSNRKEDPFISVHCGAIPDTLVESELFGHEKGAFTGAFRRKLGKFELANMGTLFLDEVGTISSAVQVKLLDVLQERQIQRIGGETTIPLNVRVIAASNDNLDELCAKGSFRRDLFYRLNVFPIVIPPLRERKEDILHLCTEFITQFNTPLNKNITDIAPEVMEAFLDYQWPGNVRELENIIERACILEPTSMLRPSSFPIEFFKNNFGQHPVDIDASLPLGLARQTAIDVFEVAYLTRLLERYEGIIKDTAKGAEISTRQLNKLMKKHTLSRHDFTSK; the protein is encoded by the coding sequence ATGCGTAAACAACTTATAACCACCCGCAGTGGTCAACATCTCGAAAAACCAATCGAAAAACAAAAGCCCAAACATGACGTTAAACTGGTAATAGAACAGTCTTATGAAGCGAACAGACTACACTCTGAATTTGATTATCCACGCGACCAGTTCTGGCGGGAAGACTTCAAGGACATAGTTAAAACTAAAAGCAAAGCCATGCAGGATGTACTGCAAAAAGTGCAACAGGTTGCAAATACCTGCACTACGGTACTTCTTTCCGGAGAAACCGGAACAGGCAAAACACTCATTGCCAGACTCCTTCACGCACACAGCAACCGCAAAGAAGATCCGTTTATCAGCGTACATTGCGGAGCCATCCCGGATACTCTTGTTGAAAGTGAATTGTTCGGACACGAAAAAGGAGCTTTTACCGGAGCCTTCCGGCGCAAGCTTGGAAAATTTGAACTTGCAAATATGGGCACTCTGTTTTTAGACGAGGTAGGAACCATCAGCTCTGCGGTACAGGTTAAACTGCTCGATGTGCTGCAAGAACGCCAGATTCAAAGAATCGGCGGGGAAACAACCATCCCCTTGAATGTGCGGGTAATTGCTGCGAGCAATGACAATCTGGATGAACTTTGTGCAAAAGGATCTTTCAGGCGTGATCTTTTTTACAGATTAAACGTCTTTCCAATTGTTATTCCACCGCTACGCGAACGCAAAGAAGACATTCTCCACCTTTGTACCGAATTCATTACACAGTTCAACACCCCGCTTAACAAAAATATAACCGATATCGCCCCCGAAGTAATGGAAGCTTTTCTTGACTACCAGTGGCCGGGAAATGTCCGTGAACTTGAAAACATCATTGAGCGGGCATGTATCCTTGAACCGACTTCAATGCTCCGCCCTTCAAGCTTTCCAATTGAATTTTTCAAAAACAACTTCGGACAACATCCTGTAGACATTGACGCCAGCCTTCCTCTGGGATTGGCTCGACAAACCGCAATTGATGTTTTTGAAGTCGCATATCTCACCCGTCTTCTTGAAAGATACGAAGGAATTATTAAAGATACTGCTAAGGGTGCAGAAATAAGCACCCGCCAGCTTAATAAACTGATGAAAAAGCATACCCTTTCCAGGCACGATTTCACATCAAAATAG
- a CDS encoding efflux RND transporter periplasmic adaptor subunit, with amino-acid sequence MGKKCFLVAGLGVGVTLLVLWLVGVFNSGVIQPGRVVPTRPVEEPALTDQAEIIVVPVMYEAVGTIRPKTETNIEAQVTGKVLTVLVRAGDKVSKNDKLIVLDSRGFQTRLESAEQGLKSAEASHRQAGEAINAAKAASYTATSTWKRMKTLFDSKVATLDELDRVEAQYLQAKAYLAQANDGLAAASAGVKQASKAVEEAQINLGYTTISANTDGEVAKRMVEPGDIAFPGKSLMLIQTSGSLRLEALVREGVIGKVRPGVKLSVEVQALGERTVGIVEEVVPSADPSTRSFLVKIGLDPIPGLYPGMFGRLLVPLREKEVVVVPVHAVSRVGQLETVLIKNGEVWDPVYVRTGNVYEDKIEILSGLRGNETLGMTALEAGGESK; translated from the coding sequence ATGGGTAAAAAATGTTTTTTGGTTGCCGGGCTGGGAGTCGGAGTTACACTGCTGGTCTTATGGCTGGTAGGTGTTTTTAATTCAGGTGTAATTCAGCCGGGGCGGGTGGTTCCTACCAGACCTGTTGAAGAACCGGCTTTGACCGATCAGGCTGAAATAATAGTTGTTCCGGTTATGTATGAAGCTGTCGGAACTATAAGGCCTAAGACTGAAACAAATATCGAAGCTCAAGTCACAGGTAAAGTGCTTACTGTGCTGGTTCGCGCCGGCGATAAAGTCAGCAAGAATGATAAGCTTATAGTGCTCGACAGTCGCGGTTTTCAGACCCGTCTTGAAAGTGCCGAGCAGGGACTTAAGTCAGCCGAAGCGTCACATCGTCAGGCAGGAGAGGCTATCAATGCGGCAAAGGCTGCATCATACACAGCAACATCCACATGGAAGCGCATGAAGACCTTATTTGACAGTAAGGTTGCCACTCTTGACGAACTTGATCGCGTTGAAGCTCAATATTTACAGGCAAAGGCATATCTTGCACAGGCTAATGATGGACTGGCTGCGGCCTCGGCCGGAGTTAAGCAGGCATCCAAGGCTGTAGAAGAAGCCCAAATAAATTTAGGGTATACTACAATTTCTGCTAATACTGATGGTGAAGTTGCCAAGCGGATGGTTGAGCCCGGTGACATCGCGTTTCCCGGTAAAAGTCTGATGCTTATTCAGACCAGCGGATCGCTCCGTCTGGAAGCTTTGGTTCGTGAAGGAGTAATCGGAAAGGTTAGACCCGGTGTAAAATTGTCGGTTGAGGTTCAGGCCCTCGGTGAGCGGACTGTCGGAATTGTAGAAGAAGTTGTTCCGTCTGCCGATCCTTCCACACGCTCTTTTCTGGTTAAAATAGGGCTGGACCCTATCCCCGGATTATATCCCGGTATGTTCGGGCGGCTGCTTGTTCCGCTCAGGGAAAAGGAAGTTGTTGTTGTGCCAGTGCATGCTGTTTCGCGGGTGGGGCAGCTTGAAACAGTTTTGATAAAGAATGGAGAGGTATGGGACCCCGTGTATGTCCGTACCGGAAATGTCTACGAAGATAAGATAGAAATTTTGTCCGGTTTGCGAGGTAATGAGACTTTGGGGATGACCGCACTGGAGGCAGGCGGAGAATCAAAATGA
- a CDS encoding GNAT family N-acetyltransferase — MTIDIIEDEKAAPAEESEIQLKLSLGLQAKEAEEVLQLAGKCQNFSPNDLMLAEEIAWEAAFGTEESSRTFIKAHVINDDEQILVGFVCFGTIPDEEDCYELYLVAVDDAYQGIGIGSALLDEVDRQVSMDNGSMIFCEIPEHRSLAPVHYFFEALGYDRQSQYYRFFVPSQGNLVYAREVEQFDDEN; from the coding sequence ATGACGATTGATATTATTGAGGACGAAAAAGCTGCCCCGGCAGAAGAATCTGAAATTCAACTAAAGCTGAGCCTTGGATTACAAGCAAAAGAAGCTGAAGAAGTACTGCAACTTGCCGGCAAGTGTCAGAACTTTTCTCCGAATGATCTCATGCTTGCTGAAGAAATAGCATGGGAGGCGGCTTTCGGCACAGAAGAATCAAGCCGTACTTTTATTAAAGCGCACGTAATAAACGACGATGAACAAATTTTAGTCGGTTTCGTATGCTTTGGTACAATCCCGGACGAAGAAGACTGTTACGAACTTTATCTCGTCGCAGTGGATGATGCCTATCAGGGAATCGGTATCGGCTCTGCGTTACTTGATGAGGTGGACAGACAGGTCTCAATGGACAACGGAAGTATGATTTTCTGCGAGATACCGGAACACAGATCCCTCGCACCGGTTCATTATTTTTTTGAAGCCCTAGGGTATGACAGACAATCGCAGTATTACCGTTTTTTTGTGCCGTCTCAAGGCAACCTAGTTTATGCCCGAGAAGTGGAACAATTTGATGACGAAAATTAG
- a CDS encoding cupin domain-containing protein: MADSSFLSKVPNPVTIKNIDHGKVVNLVDLVSYQEGQVVSRTLSQHKTVTLTLFAFETGEGISTHTTPGDAMVQVLDGTAEVTIDGDVFTVGAGQSIVMPANTPHGLKAKERFKMLLTLIKEKAV, from the coding sequence ATGGCAGACTCAAGCTTTCTTTCAAAAGTTCCTAATCCGGTGACTATTAAAAATATTGATCATGGCAAAGTTGTAAATCTGGTTGACCTTGTCAGCTATCAGGAAGGGCAGGTCGTCAGCAGAACGTTGTCGCAACATAAAACAGTGACTCTTACTTTGTTTGCCTTTGAAACAGGAGAAGGGATCAGCACGCATACCACTCCGGGCGATGCTATGGTTCAGGTGCTTGACGGCACCGCCGAGGTTACAATAGACGGAGATGTTTTCACTGTCGGGGCAGGACAGTCGATTGTCATGCCTGCAAATACTCCTCATGGACTTAAGGCAAAGGAGCGCTTTAAAATGTTGCTGACTCTTATTAAAGAAAAAGCAGTATAA